The Vibrio rhizosphaerae genome includes a region encoding these proteins:
- a CDS encoding TetR/AcrR family transcriptional regulator, with product MPKRSREETEVTIQTILDAVVYQVLNLGYDRMSYTTLSQQTGISRTGISHHFPKKTDFATALNSQIFLLFTSYLELENGVAAFRRSWMQALEHSQFVAILRFLFHHIISAERSVDVSRQGLERMYHLIEEKLGTDADKELEWLLGKSLVAMSNHEILEPEAV from the coding sequence ATGCCTAAGCGTAGCAGAGAAGAAACAGAAGTCACGATACAGACCATATTAGATGCAGTCGTCTATCAGGTGCTGAACCTCGGTTATGACCGCATGTCGTATACGACACTCAGTCAGCAGACAGGTATTTCACGCACGGGGATCAGCCATCACTTTCCTAAAAAGACGGACTTTGCCACAGCCCTGAATAGCCAGATTTTTCTGCTGTTCACCTCTTATCTTGAGTTGGAAAATGGGGTTGCGGCATTCCGTCGGAGCTGGATGCAGGCATTGGAACACAGCCAGTTTGTTGCGATTTTAAGATTTCTGTTCCACCACATCATTTCTGCTGAACGCTCGGTGGATGTCTCGCGTCAGGGGTTAGAACGGATGTACCATTTGATTGAAGAAAAGCTCGGAACCGATGCGGATAAAGAGCTGGAATGGTTGTTGGGTAAATCATTGGTGGCGATGAGCAATCATGAAATTCTGGAACCGGAGGCGGTTTAA